The DNA window AAGTTTCATTGCCAGACGGGACTCCTGCAATCGTCAAGGGATTGAAACCTATAGAAGACATTGCTGATGAACTGCGCGGGGCCGACTATCTGGTATGGCGCAATGGGAGGGGAGCAGTCCGGTTGCTCGGTCGTGAGAACAATCTGATGTTGCTCGAATATGCCGGGGAGCGAATGCTCTCTCACATCGTTGCCGAGCACGGCGACTACCAGGCGACCGAAATTGCAGCGGAACTAATGGCGAAGCTGTATGCCGCATCTGAGGAACCCCTGCCTTCTGCCCTTCTCCCGATCCGGGATCGCTTTGCAGCTTTGTTTCAGCGGGCGCGCGATGATCAAAACGCAGGTTGTCAAACTGACTACGTCCACGCGGCGATTATAGCCGATCAAATGATGAGCAATGCCTCGGAACTGCGTGGGCTACATGGCGATCTGCATCATGAAAACATCATGTTCTCCAGTCGCGGCTGGCTGGTGATAGATCCCGTCGGTCTGGTCGGTGAAGTGGGCTTTGGCGCCGCCAATATGTTCTACGATCCGGCTGACAGAGACG is part of the Corynebacterium imitans genome and encodes:
- a CDS encoding aminoglycoside O-phosphotransferase APH(6)-Id, coding for MFMPPVFPAHWHVSQPVLIADTFSSLVWKVSLPDGTPAIVKGLKPIEDIADELRGADYLVWRNGRGAVRLLGRENNLMLLEYAGERMLSHIVAEHGDYQATEIAAELMAKLYAASEEPLPSALLPIRDRFAALFQRARDDQNAGCQTDYVHAAIIADQMMSNASELRGLHGDLHHENIMFSSRGWLVIDPVGLVGEVGFGAANMFYDPADRDDLCLDPRRIAQMADAFSRALDVDPRRLLDQAYAYGCLSAAWNADGEEEQRDLAIAAAIKQVRQTSY